The following is a genomic window from Thioclava electrotropha.
TCACCGTCACGCCGCGCGTCGCGACTTCCTGCGCGAGCGATTTCGACGCGCCGACAAGACCCGCCTTGGCGGCCGCATAGTTCACCTGACCGGGGTTGCCGGTCTGCCCGACAACGGACGTGATGTTGATGATCCGGCCCCAGCGCGCTTTCATCATCGGGCGGAGAACCGCACGCATCAGGCGGAACGCCGCCGTCAGGTTCACGTCGATCACCGATTGCCAATCCTCGTCCGACATCCGCATCGTCAGCTGATCCCGCGTGATGCCGGCATTGTTCACGAGGATGTCGAGACCACCCATCGCCTCGATCGCCGCTTTCGGCAGCGCCTCGACCGATTCCGGATCGCTCAGATTCGCCGGGCAGACATAGGCGCCCTCGCCCAGCTCGGCAGCCAGTGCCTCGAGCGGCTCGACCCGCGTGCCAGACAGTGCCACCGACGCACCGCCCGCATGGAGGGCCCGCGCGATTTCGGCGCCGATCCCGCCAGAAGCCCCGGTGACAAGCGCGCGTTTGCCTTTCAGATCGAACATCATGCTACCTCATATCTAAGTTGGCGCTCTCTTAGCAGCGAAAGCGCCGTTAGGGAACTCTAAGTGCCACACGCCATGGTTGCGCGCATCAAAGCGACAGGCGCATCGCGATCACAACCGTATGAAAAGGCCGATTAGTTCGACTTGGAACCGGTCGGCTTAAGCTTCCTCTTGGCGGAAATATCCCAGGGGGTCCGGGGGAGGATCCCCCGGCGCAGCCCTCAGCCCTTCAGGGCAGCGATATCCTCCGGCGTGCCGACCGCGCGGCAGGTCACCTCTTTCGCGATCCGGCGGATCATTCCCGAGAGCGCCTTGCCCGCGCCGATTTCCCAGATCTCGTCGACGCCCTGACCGGCCATCCACGCCACGCTCTCGCGCCAACGCACCGAGCCCGTGACCTGCTCGACCAGCAGCTCGCGGATCAGAGCCGGGTCGCTCACCGCTTCGGCGCGCACATTGGCGACCAGCGGCACGACCGGCGCCTTGATCTCGACGCCAGCCAGCGCGGCATCCATCGCATCCGCGGCGGGCTGCATCAGCGCGCAATGGAACGGCGCGGAGACCGGCAGCATCACGGCCCGTTTCGCGCCCGCTTCCTTGGCGAGCACGGTGGCGCGCTCGACCGCCGCCTTGTCGCCCGAGATCACGACCTGGCTCGGATCGTTATCGTTCGCGGCCTGACAGACCTCGCCCTGCGCCGCCTCGGCTGCGACTTTCGACGCGGCCTCGAAATCGAGCCCGAGGATCGCGGCCATCGCGCCGACGCCCACCGGCACCGCCGATTGCATCGCGTCGCCGCGCACGCGCAGCAGGCGCGCGGTATCGGCCAGGCTCAGCGAACCCGCCGCGCAAAGCGCCGAATATTCGCCCAGCGAGTGACCCGCGACATAGGCCGCGTCCGTCACCACATAGCCTTCGGCCTCCAGCGCGCGCAGGGCTGCGATCGAGGTCGCCATCAGCGCGGGCTGCGCGTTGGCGGTCAGCGTCAGCTCGTCCTGCTCGCCTTCCCAGATGAGCGTGCTCAGCTTTTGCCCGAGCGCGTCATCGACCTCTTCGAACACCGCTTTCGACGCGGGATAGGCGTCGGCCAATGCCTTGCCCATGCCGATGACCTGTGCGCCCTGACCGGGGAATACGAATGCGCGGCTCATGCCTGATCCTCCTGATTGATCTTTGGTTTCCCTTAGCGAGAAGGGCGCGGCGGGGCAAGTTTCGCTGCCCCTCTCCCCGCTCAAGCCTTACCGATCGATGATCCGCGCCGGATTGCCCG
Proteins encoded in this region:
- the fabG gene encoding 3-oxoacyl-[acyl-carrier-protein] reductase gives rise to the protein MFDLKGKRALVTGASGGIGAEIARALHAGGASVALSGTRVEPLEALAAELGEGAYVCPANLSDPESVEALPKAAIEAMGGLDILVNNAGITRDQLTMRMSDEDWQSVIDVNLTAAFRLMRAVLRPMMKARWGRIINITSVVGQTGNPGQVNYAAAKAGLVGASKSLAQEVATRGVTVNCVAPGFIETPMTEKLTEAQKDAILSGIPAGRMGTPEEIAAAVRYIASPEAGYVTGAVLHVNGGGTMA
- the fabD gene encoding ACP S-malonyltransferase: MSRAFVFPGQGAQVIGMGKALADAYPASKAVFEEVDDALGQKLSTLIWEGEQDELTLTANAQPALMATSIAALRALEAEGYVVTDAAYVAGHSLGEYSALCAAGSLSLADTARLLRVRGDAMQSAVPVGVGAMAAILGLDFEAASKVAAEAAQGEVCQAANDNDPSQVVISGDKAAVERATVLAKEAGAKRAVMLPVSAPFHCALMQPAADAMDAALAGVEIKAPVVPLVANVRAEAVSDPALIRELLVEQVTGSVRWRESVAWMAGQGVDEIWEIGAGKALSGMIRRIAKEVTCRAVGTPEDIAALKG